A section of the Pseudomonadota bacterium genome encodes:
- a CDS encoding alanyl-tRNA editing protein, with product MTQKLFWQDPYQTRLDTRVETVVGNEVTLAQTIFYALSGGQESDSGTLGGYPVIEARNQGSEIYYRLAEGHGLQPGQRVTVEIDWERRYRLMRLHFAAELVLELVYTMLDFPTKIGAHIAEDKARIDFEWAGNISTLFPEIDQRVRAIVAADSKIVSAYSDEAGERRYWEVPGFARVPCGGTHLRRTGELGAIELKRRNPGKGKERVEIRLAADQGVLPCRADRPSECPVADR from the coding sequence ATGACGCAGAAGCTTTTTTGGCAGGATCCCTATCAAACTCGCCTGGATACGCGGGTTGAGACCGTCGTTGGAAACGAGGTCACCCTGGCACAGACCATTTTCTATGCCCTCTCCGGTGGCCAGGAGAGCGACTCGGGCACTCTCGGCGGATACCCTGTGATAGAGGCGCGCAACCAGGGTTCGGAGATCTATTATCGGCTCGCCGAGGGGCATGGGCTGCAACCGGGACAGCGGGTGACGGTGGAGATCGATTGGGAGCGGCGCTACCGTCTGATGCGCCTGCATTTTGCCGCGGAACTGGTGCTGGAGCTGGTCTATACGATGCTCGATTTTCCGACCAAGATCGGTGCGCACATCGCTGAGGACAAGGCACGGATCGATTTCGAATGGGCGGGCAATATCTCGACACTGTTTCCCGAGATCGATCAGCGCGTGCGCGCGATAGTCGCTGCCGACTCCAAGATCGTCAGCGCCTACAGTGACGAAGCCGGTGAACGACGTTATTGGGAGGTGCCCGGGTTTGCGCGGGTGCCTTGCGGCGGCACGCATCTGCGCAGAACCGGTGAATTGGGTGCGATCGAACTGAAACGCCGGAACCCCGGCAAGGGTAAGGAGCGGGTCGAGATCCGATTGGCCGCGGACCAGGGAGTCTTGCCGTGTCGTGCCGACCGGCCTTCCGAATGCCCCGTGGCCGATCGGTAA
- a CDS encoding 5'-nucleotidase, which produces MPMTFDGKLVVAISSRALFDLEESHRVFDEQGIEAYCRYQIEHEEDILDPGVAFGMVRKLLALNEAGRERVEIVLMSRNSADTGLRVFNSIHHHRLTISRAVFSGGASPYRYVAPFGAHLFLSSHAEDVRAALEAGYAAATILPSMKGSNPSDELRIAFDGDAVLFSDEAERVYKSRGLDAFQTSEVESAKRPLPGGPFQGFLAALHQIQKDFGAERSPIRTALVTARSAPAHERVIRTLRAWNIRIDEAIFLGGLEKGAFLKAFGADIFFDDQELHCDSAAQHVATGHVPHGVANEGR; this is translated from the coding sequence ATGCCGATGACCTTCGACGGAAAACTTGTGGTCGCCATCTCTTCACGGGCGCTCTTCGATCTGGAGGAGAGTCACCGGGTCTTTGACGAGCAGGGGATCGAGGCCTATTGCCGCTATCAGATCGAACACGAGGAGGACATCCTCGATCCCGGCGTTGCCTTCGGCATGGTTCGCAAATTGCTCGCTTTGAACGAGGCGGGTCGCGAACGGGTCGAGATCGTGCTGATGTCGCGCAACAGCGCCGATACCGGTCTGCGGGTGTTCAATTCGATTCACCATCACCGACTGACGATCAGTCGCGCGGTGTTCAGCGGCGGCGCCTCCCCCTACCGGTATGTAGCGCCCTTCGGAGCGCATCTTTTTCTCTCCTCCCATGCCGAGGACGTGCGGGCGGCGCTCGAGGCCGGCTACGCGGCCGCAACCATTCTGCCTTCGATGAAGGGGAGCAATCCCAGCGACGAATTGCGTATTGCCTTCGATGGCGATGCGGTGCTGTTTTCCGACGAAGCCGAACGAGTCTACAAATCCAGGGGATTGGACGCCTTCCAGACTTCGGAGGTGGAGTCGGCGAAGCGGCCCTTGCCGGGCGGGCCCTTCCAGGGATTTCTCGCGGCACTCCACCAGATTCAAAAGGATTTTGGCGCCGAGCGCTCACCCATCCGCACTGCACTGGTCACCGCGCGTTCGGCTCCGGCCCACGAGCGGGTCATCCGCACCCTGCGTGCCTGGAACATCCGTATCGACGAGGCCATCTTCCTGGGTGGGCTCGAGAAAGGCGCATTTCTCAAGGCATTCGGTGCCGATATCTTCTTCGATGATCAAGAGCTGCATTGCGATTCCGCTGCCCAGCATGTGGCGACCGGACATGTGCCCCATGGCGTGGCCAATGAAGGCCGCTGA
- a CDS encoding ABC transporter substrate-binding protein, with amino-acid sequence MTTHKSEVSDSDALDTTAAGRRKFIKGAAVGGAAILGAPYVRNAAAAQTTNWKIQTSWPGGIGLDVFKEWCNSIKEKTGGELAFTPFGAKDVVGDFQLFDAVKNGVLDAMNPFTLYWAGRMPAAVFLSSYPLGPRNPHEWDVFYYALGGLELARDLFAQQGLYYVGPIHHGPNIIHSKVPIRSIEDFRGRKMRLPGGMVAEVFQAAGAKTTLLPGSEIFPALEKGTIDVADYVGPAINYALGFHQVTKFISMGPPGFMSLYQPVDLMDLTVGMKSWNALSPQMKQFVEMEVHVYSDLHHARIQKADQESWKKFEEAGTIVTRLGQEDVEKFTALAVPRWFAWANKDKAAARVFKIQLDYMMSGSLGYVTPDMIKGHTLQM; translated from the coding sequence ATGACAACGCATAAATCCGAAGTCAGCGATAGCGATGCTTTAGACACAACGGCGGCAGGGCGGCGCAAGTTCATAAAAGGGGCGGCGGTGGGTGGTGCGGCCATCCTCGGAGCACCTTACGTCCGTAACGCGGCGGCTGCGCAGACCACAAACTGGAAAATTCAAACCTCGTGGCCCGGGGGTATCGGGTTGGACGTCTTCAAGGAGTGGTGCAATAGCATCAAGGAAAAGACCGGTGGCGAATTGGCTTTCACGCCGTTTGGTGCCAAGGATGTCGTCGGTGACTTTCAGCTCTTCGATGCGGTGAAAAACGGTGTGCTCGATGCCATGAATCCCTTCACGCTGTACTGGGCGGGGAGAATGCCGGCGGCGGTGTTCCTCAGCTCCTACCCATTGGGACCGCGCAATCCCCACGAGTGGGATGTCTTCTACTATGCACTCGGTGGCCTGGAGTTGGCGCGCGATCTGTTTGCGCAGCAGGGGCTGTATTACGTGGGCCCGATTCATCATGGTCCGAATATCATCCACTCCAAGGTGCCGATACGCTCCATTGAGGATTTCCGCGGGCGCAAGATGCGCTTACCGGGCGGTATGGTGGCGGAGGTCTTCCAGGCGGCGGGCGCCAAAACCACGCTGCTGCCCGGCAGCGAGATCTTTCCCGCGCTGGAGAAGGGGACGATCGATGTCGCCGATTACGTGGGGCCAGCGATCAACTACGCCCTCGGCTTCCATCAGGTGACCAAGTTCATCTCCATGGGGCCGCCGGGATTCATGTCGCTCTATCAGCCGGTGGACTTGATGGATCTGACGGTTGGTATGAAATCCTGGAACGCGCTTTCGCCGCAGATGAAACAGTTCGTCGAGATGGAGGTTCATGTCTATTCCGATCTGCATCACGCCAGGATCCAGAAAGCCGATCAGGAGTCGTGGAAGAAGTTCGAGGAGGCCGGCACCATCGTGACGCGTCTCGGTCAGGAAGACGTGGAGAAGTTCACTGCACTCGCGGTGCCGCGCTGGTTTGCATGGGCCAACAAGGACAAGGCCGCGGCGCGGGTCTTCAAGATCCAGCTCGACTACATGATGTCGGGCAGTCTCGGCTACGTCACACCGGACATGATCAAGGGCCACACGCTGCAGATGTAG
- a CDS encoding rubrerythrin produces MKYTLPDFLAHSIAMEDEAAERYLELADMMEAHNNLEVATVFRDMCRFSQLHRDSIRERAGSTELPKPHSWQFRWSAPPEVCDEDAFDYTLTPYQALQYARENEQRAMEFYRSVTGNTDDAEVKRLSSEFAEEEQEHTEALDKWLEKTPPD; encoded by the coding sequence ATGAAATATACCTTACCCGATTTCCTTGCCCACTCCATCGCCATGGAGGATGAGGCCGCCGAACGTTACCTGGAACTGGCGGACATGATGGAGGCGCACAACAACCTGGAGGTGGCCACCGTATTCCGTGACATGTGCCGCTTCTCGCAATTGCATCGTGACTCGATCAGGGAGCGCGCGGGCTCCACGGAACTGCCCAAACCCCACTCGTGGCAGTTTCGTTGGTCGGCGCCGCCCGAGGTCTGCGATGAAGATGCCTTCGACTACACTTTGACGCCGTACCAGGCCCTGCAATATGCCCGCGAGAACGAGCAGCGCGCCATGGAATTCTACCGTTCCGTCACGGGCAATACCGACGATGCCGAGGTGAAACGGCTCTCCAGCGAGTTTGCCGAAGAGGAGCAGGAACACACCGAGGCGCTCGACAAATGGCTGGAGAAGACTCCACCCGACTGA